The DNA region CATTCCAAAGCAAACCCCGGAATATACATTTTCACCATCTATTACCGGTCTACTTACGAAAAGTCCGGGCATATAATAATCCTCAATATAATCACCCTCCAAAGAAAATCTTTTGAAAGAATTTTTTATCCGCGCGGTACATAATAAAGTGGGATTGGAAGGGTCTCTATAATCTACGACAACCCCATGTGCTTGTTTGAATTTTTCCGGAGAAAGAAAACTATCACCCCCAAATTTACGAATGAAATTTCCTTTAGAATCGTATTGCAAGATAAATTGAGAACCATACCCATCTGCCACATAAATATTTCCGTTTGGACCAATAGCGGTTTCCGTTGGTTTAAAAGGCGCATGCAGATCATAAGCTCCAATTTTAGTAGGTGATGCAATTTCTAAAAGAACCCTACCATCTAAATTGGTCTTTATAACCCTTCCTAGAGAAGGGTCCGTGATATATAAAAATTCAGCTCCACCTTCCTCATGAATGGTAAGGCCATGTGCACCCGGCAAATTGAGTGTCCAGCTATGCAAAAGCCCTCCAGATTTGTCATAGATTAACACATTGTTCTTAGCATGATCGGTAAGCATAATTAGCCTACCTTTTTTATCCATCACCATTTCATGGCAATTGTTAACCGGATATTTTTTAGGATCTAAATCTCCCCAACCCACTTCAACCCTATAT from Zobellia alginiliquefaciens includes:
- a CDS encoding 6-bladed beta-propeller, with the translated sequence MKKTTMGTGGLLAMSTVPFYINNSKVNLSEEIIGHGDFKYRVEVGWGDLDPKKYPVNNCHEMVMDKKGRLIMLTDHAKNNVLIYDKSGGLLHSWTLNLPGAHGLTIHEEGGAEFLYITDPSLGRVIKTNLDGRVLLEIASPTKIGAYDLHAPFKPTETAIGPNGNIYVADGYGSQFILQYDSKGNFIRKFGGDSFLSPEKFKQAHGVVVDYRDPSNPTLLCTARIKNSFKRFSLEGDYIEDYYMPGLFVSRPVIDGENVYSGVCFGMEDGNFNMHANKGFVTILDKDNKVISNPGGTEPVYENGKLKLMFQEKPIFKHCHDVCVDNDKNLYVCQWNAGGVYPYKLHRI